A window of Candidatus Paceibacterota bacterium genomic DNA:
GTATACTACACTCCGTATCGTAAACAGTTATAAATATTATCAAAAAAGCAGAGGAAAGCAAAGCGGGGAATAGTTGTGTAAGATACACTATTACTTTACATATTTTAATCAGGTAAATTACTTGCAATTGTTATTCACATCGAGATACTAACAACTCCTTGTGCACCCAAATATCACCTGTACAATATGGTTAATATCTTGGTGATGGTTCCGAACGGTGTCCTCGATATTTATCTGTGTAACAACACGTAAATATAATTTATGAATAACATAACGCGCGCATTCTGTTTTATTATTTTTTTTGGTTGGCTTCTGCCGTTTACATCAGCGCATGCTGCAACATATTACGTTGCTAATGCAGGAAATGATTCCTGTACTGGCACCGCAGCAACAATAGCCGCTTCGGGTACTTGTGCCTGGAAAACAATCGGCAAGGTCAATGCCGCATCGCTTCAAGCAGGTGACACCGTGTTATTTAACAAGGGAGACACTTGGAATGAACAACTGACGGTAAGCGGAAATGGTAGTTCTGGTAGCCCAATCACTTATAGTAGCTACGGCTCAGGTGCACTACCACACATTACCGGCCTCACGACACTTTCAGCGGGATGGGTGAATGAAGGTGGAAACATATGGAGGTACGATCTCTCCGCATATCCTTCAACTACCACTGTTCGTTATTTATTACTTAATGGAACAAATCAGCAGGTGGCTCAGTCCGCGGTTCGCTATGCTACAACTGGTACAACGGGTAGTTTCACTGACCCAACACTCGGAGGAACTGATGGAGATTATGTCGGAGCGGAGGTATTGATGCGCTCTACGTCATTTACTTGGGACATACGAACAGTGAGTGCATATACGAGTGCAACAGGAGTGGTCTCGTTTACTCCAAGCAATAGTTATGGACTTGGAACAACTGGAGATTCCGTTGGAGGGTATTTTTTCCAACATTCCTTGAAGGTGCTACAGCAAAATGCGGTCCAAAATGAATGGATTCACTCAGGCAATTCAATTTATATCTATTCATCAGTGGATCCAAGTTCCCTTGGCTCTATTCAAATAAGCACGATAAATAAGCTCGTGAATTTTGGCGCTGCACCATATATTTCATTCAATGATATACGATTGTCGTATGCAAACCAGTTTTGTATTTGGGGTGATGGTGGAAATAATAAAGTAATCACAAATAATACTTTTGATCATTGTAATACAGGTATATTCGAAAATAATAAAACTACCTCTAATCCACTGATTGATGGAAATACGTTCATGTCTATCGGAAGTATCGCGGTCTATCAGTACTATGTAACGAATCTCACCCTCACAAATAATAGTTTTACTGATATTGGTACGGAAATAGGAAGAATGCCATATATTGGTGATTTTGGTTCTGATTCGATGTGGTATACCGCAATCGCTGCGTTTCCAATTGGAGGATTGTTTGAGTATAACAATCTGCAAAATATCGGGTACTCAGGGTTTTGGCTTGAGCTCCCGACAAACCAAGTGCTCGTGCAACATAACTCCGTCGAAAATCCATGTATCGTGCTCACTGATTGTGGTGCCTATTATACTTATGGTCATATTGATGCAACAGCATCAAATATCAACAAGATCACATTCAGGAATAATGTAGCGCGAATTAGCAATTTTAGTACTACAAAGTGGCTGACGGGTTACCAGGGAAATTCTTACGGTTGGCTCGTTGAAGGTTTCTATAAGGATGGATATTTAAGGGCGACAAACTGGGATAATAATTTTGCCTACGGATTCAGGGATCAGTATTTTTCTAATCCGACAAAGTATTCTACGTGGACGAACAATGTTGGCGTTATGGTGCCGACAATCTCGGCGTCTTCGCGGGCCTTTTATATCAACGACATTCCCGGTGAGTCTCAGTACTCTACGAACAATCAAATAACTGGTAATACTATGGTGAACGCCATAGATAATAATCAAATATTCTTTCTCTACGATGCGCAGCTCGATGCTGCGGCAGGAGATGTGTTTGATTACAACACATTACTCAGGCCAACGAATTCCTGGAGGGGTGGCATGGTGTACACCTATCCTTCGCTTACAAATCTGACGTTCGAGCAGTATAAGGCGACAGGAACGGTTGGTATTCACGAGGATACAGGAAGTTTCTTTCTTAATCAGACAGGCCTCGCAAGCACCTCAGAAATGGTATGGATAGCAACGAATATCACGAAGGCTACATCCTCAGTGAGTTTTCCTGGTGGATACCGCTACTACACTCCGAGCGGAGATCTTGTTTCAAGTGATTCATTGCCTCCATATTCTGGGAGAATGTATTATCGAACCATCAATCAGGGTATGCCACAGGCAAGTAGCCTCTCTGTTTCCGGAGGAAGCTTGGTTGGCGATCAACAAACGGGGACATTTACTTATGCGCATACCGAAGGGAATACACAGTCAGGCACAACATACCAGTGGTATCGCTCAAGTGATGGAACGAAGAGCGCAAGAGTCCCAATCGCAGGTGCAACGAGCGCAACCTATACGACATCAGCATCAGACAATGGGCAGTCGATTATCCTTGGTGTCACTCCTAAGTCTGCCGCTGGTACCGGAAGTCTTCTCTCTGGGGTTGAGCGGTTTAGTGCCGCAAAGGCAATTGTAGGAGCCGGGTCCCAGAAGGCGATTACTGCTTTCTCAATCACCAATCCATCCGCAACAGGTGTAATCAATGAAGGTGCAAAGACAATCACGGTCAGTGTGCCATACGGTACAAGCCTTGTCGGGCTCATTCCATCGATAACAATCACTGGTGCGTCGGTGAGTCCTGCATCCGGAGCCGCGCAAACGTTCACTAGTGGCGTGCCGGTAGATTACACCGTGACCGCATCTGATGCTTCAACTCAAATATACGCAGTCACCGTAAATGTTTCGTCCAATCCCGATAAGCGTATCTTCTCATTTGATTTGAATGAGCTGAATCCAGTGGTGACTGGCAGTGTAAATGAAGGAGCAAAATCGATTTCGCTTACTGTTCCTTATGGCACACCACTTTCCGCACTAAAACCAACAATAAGTGTATATGGAGTGTCCCAGTTAACCTCAGGATCATATTCAGCCTATGCATTAAAAACGGATGGATCCGTTTGGTCGTGGGGTTACAATGGATACGGGCAGCTTGGAAATGGAACTACAACTAATAGTAGTCTTCCTACTATGCTCGCATCGCTTACTGGTGTATCTGCTTTGTCTGGTGGATATTATACGTCGTATGCACTTAAGTCTGACGGCACTGTTTGGGCTTGGGGGAGGAATGACTTTGGGCAGATTGGCGATGGTTCTATATCGCAGCGAAATACACCAACTGCAGTTAGTGTGTTGACGAATATTACTGCTGTGTCGGGAGGCTATGGTGCAGCATACGCGCGACGCTCTGATGGAACGCTCTGGGCCTGGGGTGCTAATGGAGCAGGGCAGCTTGGCGATAACTCAACCGCTACTTCTTCGATTCCAGTACAAGTTTCAAGTCTTACAAATGTAGCAACGACAACTGGAGGATATTATTCCGGTTATGCTATTCGCACCGATGGTACAGTGTGGTCATGGGGATATAACGCGGATGGTGAACTCGGAAATAACTCAACAGTAAATAGTAGTATTCCAGTTCAAGTAAGTGGACTTAGCGGTGTAGTGGCTGTAGCTGCGGGCCGATATTCTGCATACGCACTGAAATCAGATGGTTCTGTATGGGCGTGGGGAGGTAATGCCTTTGGTCAGCTTGGAAACAATTCTACTGCCACATCGACTGTTCCTGTACAGGTAAGTGGACTTTCAAATATTCGAGCTATTGCAGCGGGTAGGCACTCTGCCTATGCGTTGCACGCTGACGGAACGGTATCTGCATGGGGAGACAATACAAATGGACAGCTTGGAGATAACTCAACAACACAAAGCAACGTGCCGGTAAGTGTCTCTGGGCTTTCTGGAGTCATCTCTCTTGGTATGCATGGCGGCACATTCGGAGGTTATGTATTGAAGTCTGATGGTTCTATCTGGTCATGGGGAAGTGGTCTCTATGGGCAAATTGGCGACAATTTAACTACACAACAAAATGCACCTGTTGTAGTTACAACGCTTCAGGGTTCCACTGTCTCTCCAGTATCGGGAGTAGCTCATGTGTTCACTGATGGTGTTGCAGAAAATTATACAGTGACTGCGGCGGATACTTCGACGCAGGTGTATACAGTGACTGTAAACGTTGCGCCAGTTACAACCTATACGCTGAGTCTTGTGAGCTCAGGAGGCGTGGTCACAAAATCTCCAGATCAGACTACATACGCATCGGGTACTGCAGTCTCGCTCACCGCAACACCGACGAGTGGTTACAGTTTCTCTGGCTGGACAGGCGCAGCTACTTCGTCGTCAAACCCTATCGTAGTAACGATGGACGGAAATAAAACTATTACCGCAAACTACACGGTTATTCCAAGCGGTGGAGGTGGAGGTGGAGGTGGCGGAAGTAGTAGCAGTAGTAGTGGTGGAGGCTCGCTCCCTCCTGCAGTAGTACCAGCGCAACTTACACAAGGGGTGAGTACAAGCGAAAGCCCAGACGGCACAATATTGCGCTTTATCTACAACAAAGAAAGTTTGATTACGATAATTGGTCGTGATATTGGCTTTGATTCTCGTATTGTAATGCTCACGACAAACACACTTCTTTGGACAGATAAAACTACAGAAACATTATACGTGATGTACTGTACAATTACTGCAAAGTGCTCAAATCCTATTGTTGTGAAAGTAAATATGGGAAAGCTTGGAGTACAAGCGCAGCAGTCTGCTGTTCTGGAGAATGCAACGACTACAAAGCCTGCAGTCGTAGCAGCTCCTCAGTCTTCAGTAAATCAGAATGCCTTCTTCTTTAGCAGAGATTTAAGTTATGGCATGAAGCATCCGGATGTACTTAATCTGCAGCGTTTCCTTAATACACACAATGCAACAGTTATGAGTAGTGGCCCTGGCTCACCAGGAAAGGAAACAACATATTTTGGCTATGCTACTTTGCTGGCACTGAAGAAGTTTCAATTAGCTCACGCAAAAGAGCTTTACGGAAAGCCCGTTTCCTCAAAAAATGTGGGGGGCTTCGGTAGAGTTACACGTCAGTATATAAACAAAATGAGATGATAAAAACAATATCCCATAGGGATATTGTTTTTTTACAAAATATGTGTCATTATGCACGGACTAATGAAGAATTTTTGGAGTAACCTTCCTCGGCCTTTCTTTGCGCTTGCACCTATGGCGGATGTCACTGATCCGGCTTTTCGTCGTATGTTCGCTAAATATGGCAAGCCTGACGTTACGTGGACTGAATTTGTTTCTGCAGATGGCCTCATGAGTCCAGGTCGCGACCGACTAATTCGTGATCTTGCTTATACCGAAGCTGAACGACCTATTGTTGCGCAGATCTTTGGTAGTAAACCCGAGAATATCGAAAAGACTGCTGCACTTGTGCGCGAACTTGGCTTTGATGGTGTCGATTTGAATATGGGTTGTCCAGATAAGAATATTGAAAAGCAGAATTCTGGAGCTGCAATGATGAAAAGTCCGAAACTTGCGCAAGAGGTCATCGCTGCTGCAATGCGTGGAGCGAGGATGGGCGAGGAGGGAGGTATTCCTGTATCTGTAAAGACTCGCGTAGGATATAACAAAGTAGAGCTTGAGACGTGGATCCCTGCCATACTTGCCATGAAGCCTGCTGCACTTACGATCCATGCGCGTACGCGCAAAGAGATGTCACTCGTTCCTGCGCGATGGGAGCATGTTGCCGAGGTTGTCGAGATGGCAAAAGGAACAGGAGTTGTCATCATAGGTAATGGTGATGTGACTTCGATGGAGGATGGTGTGGAAAAGGCGACTGCAAGTGGTGCTGCGGGAGTCATGGTGGGCCGAGGTGTCTTTGGGAATCCATGGTTCTTCAATCGAGAACGCTCTATCGACGAGGTGACTTTTCGTGAACGTTTTGCTGTTATGGTCGAGCATACGGCTCTATTCCTTGAGCTTTCTGGTGACATTAAGAGCTTTGCGGTTATGAAGAAGCATTATAAGGCTTATGTGAATGGCTTCGATCATGCAAAGGAATTACGTGTCGCATTGATGGATGCAAACAGTCTCGATGAGATAAAAACACTGGTCGCACAATTCGCACAGGAACATCCTGAGCTGATGGATAAAACTCCGAAGGATCTCGTGTAAAATCATCTGTATATCCACAGATGATTTTTTTAGTCGCTAAATAGTGGTGTATAATAGTCTCATACACAAACGTGTAGCGCTATGAACGACTTTCTTAAAATGGATATCTTTTTCGTCGTCACGACATTTGTCGTGTTACTTTGGGGTATTATTGGAGCAGTCGTTCTGTACTATGTCATCCGTGTATTGAAGTACATCGAGCAGCTCTCACGCACTGTTGCGGAAGGGGCAGACGAGCTTCGAGGTGATCTAGATGAGGTGCGTGCGCAGGTACGAGAAGAAGGTGTGCGATTCAAGCACGTCATACAATTTTTCTCAGGAGCACTTTCGCAACCACCAAAGCGTTCACGAAAGAAGAGCGAATAATTAACCAGCGGGATTTTTGTGAAAATATTTACAGAAGTTCTAAAATAATCTTATATGGCAAAAAATAACAAAGCAGGTCTCGCAGTAGGCATCGCCGCAGCAGTGACCGGACTCGCAGCTGCAGGTGCTGCATCATATTATTTCCTCGGCGACAAGAATGCTGAGAAGCATCGCAGGAAGGCAGCAAAGTGGGCTAAGGACATGCAGAAGGATGTCATCAAGAATGCCAAGAAGCTCAAGAAGATCGACGAGCAGGCACTCCGTACTGTCGTTGATGAGTCAATGAAGGCATACAAGACACTTAAGGATGTAAGCACTGAGGATGTTGAGAAAGCAGCTGCGGAGCTCAAGAGTGGTTGGGAGCACCTCGCAAAGGAGGCTCGCCGTCTCGCTCGTGAGGATAAGGCAAAGGTTGCTGCTCGTGTCTCAAAGGACGTGAAGAAAGTAACGAAGGTGGTAAAGGCAGCTGCAAAGAAGGCGGCTCCTGTAGTAAAGAAGGCAGTTGCAAAGAATGTTGCAGTCGCAAAGAAGACAGTCAAGAAGGCTGTTAAGAAAGTAGCTGCAAAGAAGCCTGCAAAGAAAGTTGCAAAGAAGGCAGCGGGCAAGAAGAAGTAATTTACTTCATTGCGAACAAGAAAAACACTCCCATTGGGAGTGTTTTTCTTTTTGGAGGGCTCATGCTGTGCCATCGCTGTTTCTTTTTTGTGGCCTATCTTCATGATATAATACACGCCATGTACCGGCCACACACCGAATATCGTCATCGTCCGTACAAAGTCACGACTCGGTCAGCCGAGGATATCTTTTTTGTGTGCGCACAAATATACGTTGTTCTATTCACTGCATTTACGCTCACTCATTGGTTATCGGAAAGGACTGAACTGCAGTTTCATAATATTGTCATAAGAGGGAATCACGCTGTAGAAGTGGCAAATATTGAACGTTTAGTTCGTGAGCCGATGGAGGGGCGACTATTTTGGATCTGGCGAAGAAATAATGCGTTGCTTTATCCAGGGCGTGTGGTGCAGACACGTATCGAAGAAGCAGATCAGCGTATTGCGTCTGTTGCTGTAGTCACTTCTCGCACACAAGTGTTTGTTACGCTTAGTGAGTATGTACCAACATTTCGATATTGTTTGCCGAGGCTTACAAGGGGAGAATCAGGAGTACTTACTGTACCGACACAGTTACTTGATGGCTCAGATGTTGCATCGACTACCTCTACGTCTTCAGAGCAGTCTCATTTGAGTTGGGCAACGACGACGAGTACGTCCTCAGGTGTATTTTTTGAGGGTGACGAGCAGCTTACTGAGGGCCTCCTTGAGCTCCCGCGTCCCGATGATGTTGCCATTGATACACATGACTGCTATTGGGCAGATGATAGAGGATACTTATTTGCACGGGCTCCGCAGTATAGTGGCTCTCCACTTCTTACAATCACCGAAAGTGACACTTCTCGTAATGCTTCACTTGGCACTAAGGCTCCAATTGGAACATTCATATTCAGTGATGACGAATTTACACATCTTACTCATGCTATCGAACAACTTAGGGCTGCAAATTTCGCACTACGACGTATCGTACGCATGCAAAGCGGCGATGTCTTGCTCGATGTTGGTTACCCATGGAATCTTGCTTTAAATATAAAGCATGACCCAAAAGAATCATTACATAATTTTTTCTTGGGTCTCGCAGAGTTGGGCATTGTTGCGACAGGGGATAAGAGTCAGCTGAAGGTGATAGACGTACGCTTTGGCAACAAAGTCTTCTATAGATAAAACGCATATTTGAGCGAATTTGCCCTCACGCTTCGACGTGTCGCCTCGTCGCCGTAGAACACCTACGTCTCCGTCGGTCGACACATCTCCAGCGAGGGCAACTTCATCTCAAATCTGCGTTTTATTAATGCATAAAATAATTTGGCTGTGGATAACTTTTTGTAAAGTACATAAATATCTCAGAAAAGAGAGGAATAGGGCCATATACTAATACACTGGATAGTATACAATATGTGCATAACTACGTTTGCTTGTTTTCGCTATAATGCAATAATATAACTATCACGTGAGTAAGACGTACAGTTTGCGCGTTTACTGTGGTCTTCTGTCCGTGAATGTTTGAAATACAATTTGGTGTGTGTATGTGTGTCAACGAAACGAGTCTATATGGCTCGCTTCGTTGTTTTTGGTTCTCTCATGCTAGAAAATTTCTGAGTCACATGTGTTATAATATTTCAATATGAACGCGTTCTCATTATTGTGGAACTACCTGCGCTGGCATTATGGAGCTGCTTATAGAGATATGTTTTTTATTGCAAAGAACTACCTCTGGGGAGTGGCACATCTTTTCTCTGTGAGTACCTTGTTACGCACATTGTTTGTTCCCTGGAGGCGTATGTCTTCGCACACCGCAAAGTTCTTTCAGCACCCATTTGATTTCCTTGGGGACATGCTCATCAATGTCACAATGCGCTTATTTGGTTTTTTCGTACGTGTGTTGATTCTTCTCCTGTCGTTGATCGTATCGTTTGTTGTCGTTGGTGTCTTTGTTGTAGTATTTGTATCTTGGACTATGCTTCCGCTTGCGCTCATTTCAATTCTTATTCAAGCCATTAGCTTGCTCTTTTTATGATTAAGGATCAATTGAAATTAGCTTCCTTGTCTGCTCGACCCGTGGTATTCCTCGATATTTTTTTAGGCCAGAAGGTGCGCTATTGGCTTGCTAAAGTATTCGGTGGCGCCGCTTTTATTCTTCTTTGTGCGACGATTGCCATTAATACAACAAGTGCGGCCTTTTCGACCATTTTTGTGGGGCCGCTGGGTGTATTTCTTTCGTTCATAGGACGTCTTCCGGGGGTTGATTTGGCGCGTAGCGGGGTGGTAAATATATCGTTGTTTCCAGGTTATGATGCGGTGCAACTTCACCTCTCTTCAAGTTTGGGACAGTGGAATGGTGTCCTCCTCTTGTCGTTGTCTCTTTATATGGTCATAAAAATGCTCAATGCATTTGCACGATCAAGCTATTATTCTGGTTTCGTATCTGCAGAACGAGGAGGAGTTGCGCAAAGGAGCTATGATGTTCAGGCGATTTTTGCCCGTTCACCGCTTGGTGATCTTGTGTATGGTGTATTTTCTAGCGCTCTTGGTCGGGAAGTCTTGCTTCGATCAGGTATTTCTCTTGAGCTTTTTGCCTCATATAGAGATACGCGCTCAGTGATTGTCGACTATCGCGAGGATTCTGCAGTTCTTTCGATATTCTCATTTTCTGCACTTGTGCGCTATGTTGTGAATGACAAAAGTCTTCATGCTTGGTTTGATGCTCAGACAATTGCGATTGAAGATGTTATTGCTGCTGCAGAGTGGGTGGAAGCAAGTGATGCATTCTTTCGCTTGAAAGAGCGCTCGTGGGGGAAAGCTGCGCTCTCGCGTATTCCTGCGCTTGCGGGGGATCTTGCTTATGGGCAAGGTTTTAAACTGAAACAGTACGCCTCGGAGATTATTGGACCTCCTGCGGAGCTTGGTCAGGCATATGGTGGCCCTGACGTGCTACGACTCGAACAATCACTTTCGCGTGACAAGGGAGCAAATGCATTGCTTATCGCGCCAGCTCCGCATGTAGCAGAAGAGGTGGTCAGACAGTTTACGCGAGATATCGTATATCACTTTAAGCATCCTTTCATTGCCAAAAAACACTGCTTTCTGTTTGATGTACAGTATTTTTGCAAAGATATGGATGATGCTGGTGAGTTCGAACGAGAGCTCGGTGATATTCTTGCTGACGCCGCAAATGCAGGGAATGTAATATTCGTTATCAGTGATCTTCCCGCACTCTATATTCGTGCGCGCCAACTCGGCGCAGATGTTGCTGGGACGATTCGTCCGTACCTTTCAAATAATATCTTACAGATAATCGCCATCAGTGATACTGCACAGTACCACGAAGTGCTTGCTCCGCAGGCATTACTCTCAGAGTACCTTCACGA
This region includes:
- a CDS encoding tRNA-dihydrouridine synthase, translated to MHGLMKNFWSNLPRPFFALAPMADVTDPAFRRMFAKYGKPDVTWTEFVSADGLMSPGRDRLIRDLAYTEAERPIVAQIFGSKPENIEKTAALVRELGFDGVDLNMGCPDKNIEKQNSGAAMMKSPKLAQEVIAAAMRGARMGEEGGIPVSVKTRVGYNKVELETWIPAILAMKPAALTIHARTRKEMSLVPARWEHVAEVVEMAKGTGVVIIGNGDVTSMEDGVEKATASGAAGVMVGRGVFGNPWFFNRERSIDEVTFRERFAVMVEHTALFLELSGDIKSFAVMKKHYKAYVNGFDHAKELRVALMDANSLDEIKTLVAQFAQEHPELMDKTPKDLV
- a CDS encoding AAA family ATPase produces the protein MIKDQLKLASLSARPVVFLDIFLGQKVRYWLAKVFGGAAFILLCATIAINTTSAAFSTIFVGPLGVFLSFIGRLPGVDLARSGVVNISLFPGYDAVQLHLSSSLGQWNGVLLLSLSLYMVIKMLNAFARSSYYSGFVSAERGGVAQRSYDVQAIFARSPLGDLVYGVFSSALGREVLLRSGISLELFASYRDTRSVIVDYREDSAVLSIFSFSALVRYVVNDKSLHAWFDAQTIAIEDVIAAAEWVEASDAFFRLKERSWGKAALSRIPALAGDLAYGQGFKLKQYASEIIGPPAELGQAYGGPDVLRLEQSLSRDKGANALLIAPAPHVAEEVVRQFTRDIVYHFKHPFIAKKHCFLFDVQYFCKDMDDAGEFERELGDILADAANAGNVIFVISDLPALYIRARQLGADVAGTIRPYLSNNILQIIAISDTAQYHEVLAPQALLSEYLHDIHITEPENDVQLLALESIANRIESTHNLFFTVPALREVIRDAERTLVHGLLVDRAEEILEGIPAYLAQNKVVYVLPVHIDEYVSQASKIPIGKADKKEQERLMNIESLLHASVIGQDVAIRSIGDALRRSRSGVRNEKRPVASFFFFGPTGVGKTEVAKTLARVFFGGEEKMLRFDMSEFADGSALARLIGTIGGGQGALAPVMREHPYGVLLLDEFEKADSAVHDLFLQVLDEGIFHDAQGQIVNCRNAIIIATSNAGATQIFERTKQGAKFDNAFSHEVLQGIISEGALRPELLNRFDASVLFTPIEETGYRKIATLMLEKLASRLRGQGIVLVINDALIDVIMEKGVDPVFGARPMQRAIQDIVEKRVAEKILQGKTGPGVPLEFTKVELTT